Within the Desulfovibrio oxyclinae DSM 11498 genome, the region GACCGGGATCGAAAGCGACCACGTCGAAGCCGTTGCGCAGAAAATGCAGTGCCCAGCCGCCGCCGATAACGCCTGCGCCGAGGATGCCTACCGTCTTTATGTCCTTGATGTCTATCATGATTCTTCTTGGCTATTGGTTGAGTCCGAGAATCTCGCGAGCATGATCCGGAGTGGCGGGAGTCGCCCCAAGCGTGTCCGCGAGCTGTACGGCTTTTTGCACGAGCATGACGTTGTCCGCCGCGACGCCTTTTTTGAGATAGAGGTTGTCTTCCAGTCCCACGCGCATGTGACCGCCCATGAGCAGAGCCTGAGCCGCAAAAGGGAACTGGTTGCGACCAATGCCGAACCCGGCCCAGACTGCGTCTTCTGGCAGCTGGTTGCGCAGGGTCAGCATGGCTTCCGGCGTGGCCGGGGCGCAGAACGGGATGCCCATGCACAGCTGAAACAGCGGCGGGGCGGCGATGAGCTTTTCCTGAATGAGCTGTTTGGCCATCCAGACATGCCCCATCTCGAAGACTTCGATCTCGGGCTTCACACCGGATTCGGCAATGCCTGCCGCCATGGTGCGAAGCTGGTCGGGCGTGGTGATATATGCTGCGTCAGCATAATTCATGGAGCCACAGTCGAGGGTGCATATTTCCGGCTTGAGTTCCCGGATGTGGGCGATGCGTTCCTCGGCCCCGGCCATATCGGAGCCTGCCCCGCCGGTGTTCGGCTCATTTTCGTCCGGGACGAAATCGCCGCCCATGCCCGCGGTAAGGTTGATGATGACGTCGGAACCGCTCTCGCGGATGTGTTCAACCACTTCCCTATAAAGCTCGGGAGCCCGCGAGGGCTTGCCGGTTTCCGGGTCCCTCACATGGATATGTGCCACGGCAGCCCCGGCTTTTCGGGCGGCAATGGCCGACTCGGCGATCTCTTTGGGCGTGACGGGCACCGCCGGATTCTTGTCCGCGGTATCCCCGGCACCGGTGATCGCGCAGGTTATGATCGGTGTTGTATTCATGGAAAGATCCTTTCTTTATCCTAGTTTCAGAATGACTTGCGCCCGAAGGCCGTCCGACACTAAGCGGGGAAAAGAATCTTGTTATGACTAATTGCGACGGAAAATTGATTTATGGTGACGGGTTTGAGGGCAGTGCTGACCTTTTGTTTAAGGAAGCGTTTGCGAAGTGCTGCTAGGATAAGGCAGGCGTTGTTCGGATAATCAATGTTTCAATATCGCCGGTGTGTTGACTTCGTTTGCATGCTTGAATATGCTATAAAGGCACATTTTTATAGTGCTTCCTTTGAAAGAGGTTTCAGTTGCGATATTCGTCGCCGAAACCTTTTTTTATGGATTTGTTGTTGAACTTCATTTTGTTCACTTTTCTATTCGACTACATTTCGGGGAGAGAATCGTGTTTGGCGCTCATCAAAAATCAATTAGTGCACGTTCGATCGTTATCCTGCTTGTGTGCAGCATTCTTGTAGGCGGTTGTCAGGCCAGCAAACAGAATACCGGCATGGCCGTGGGAGCTCTTGTCGGCGCGGTGGCTGGCAGCTTCATCGGAAAAGGCGCAGGGAAGGCACTTGCAGT harbors:
- a CDS encoding 3-keto-5-aminohexanoate cleavage protein; this translates as MNTTPIITCAITGAGDTADKNPAVPVTPKEIAESAIAARKAGAAVAHIHVRDPETGKPSRAPELYREVVEHIRESGSDVIINLTAGMGGDFVPDENEPNTGGAGSDMAGAEERIAHIRELKPEICTLDCGSMNYADAAYITTPDQLRTMAAGIAESGVKPEIEVFEMGHVWMAKQLIQEKLIAAPPLFQLCMGIPFCAPATPEAMLTLRNQLPEDAVWAGFGIGRNQFPFAAQALLMGGHMRVGLEDNLYLKKGVAADNVMLVQKAVQLADTLGATPATPDHAREILGLNQ